CAGTTGAACGCAATGCAGCGCGCgcgcaaggattgcaaaaaaaaaaaaaaaaaaaaaaagaaaaaacaaaaaaaaacacacaaggcttcaatacagcaatcattttatttgctcaatgcttccgctatctgtactattttccTTATAATTGAACAAAgcgttttgatggttttagtcttttatgagtAATGTATGTTGgaaaaggtaacgatgcaaagaaTTCCGCAATTCGCAATTGTCTGGATCATAAaagttctttcctccttttgtttagtggttgactagtgacttgtgaaattgtaTGGTGCCAAGAAAGCTAAATGTAGTGTCTCCCGCCTTTGGTTgtaaaacatatattaaaggaacacaaataatattgttatttttgttgagcaatGTTAGGATTTCGTATTGCCAGTGGTATTACAAGTGTCTCTTTTGAGTGGATTCCCCAATTTTCTGCTAACTTGTTGCAAACAGATACATATGAACAAATAtaggaaaatgaaaggaaaaaatactaaacatacatcagttgattattacaatacactatttgttttgttcaatattattcccactagaaagaaaattaacgaccaTAAGAGTTTAGTCTGTGATAAGGAAAAGTTTGCTCTGACTATAAAACCTATGTTGGAAATTTAGGCATTTGGGGTACTTTTTCACAGGGTTACATGTgcatggtattaatttttatttcagtcCAATATTTTTGTCGAAAATTGTGTTGTCTctataactttgtccttttttgtaaAGCATGTTATTTTCTTCTCtcaattcaacatttgatttgtgttgctgatcttgtttttccagcaaaagtgTGTTATATtgagtaataattattttgttatatagctgagttttttcccccagcagcacgtgctctcattggttacttcaaggtcacatgacatctaacaataaaactgtctctgagcgggcaacagccCAAATTCTATTCTactttgaaatggcaatttgcctaaattatattctcTTGCAAAGCGGTAATTCGCTCAAATTCAATTCTGTTTCACGTCCGCATTTataaattctattttgtttgtGAGCCTCGGACCGAGTGTACCGCGGCCAAGTCAAGAAGGCTTGGCCACATCTGCTTGTTCTTTCGAAAAATGGCGGGTAACGGGGCCAACGATGCAGCAGTTTGTGGGTTTCTTCACCAGTTGCTACACTCGATAGTTCGCCAAATCGAAAACAGTGACGGTCGTGGCGACAATGGAGACGGAGTTTTGTACCGAGTTGATTGGCTTTATAATTGTTTGGTTCGCTATGTGGgagcagatccttaaaagacatactcgttcgagccaaactctaagctggctaaaacacgtggataggagttgtgtaggcttGTCACCCCGATTGTTATCACTATTTGAATGAGCGTTGACAATATCTTCAAGCATGTCTCGGCTACTACCAACAAGACGGTCAATGTTCTCGTCGATATTGTACGAGCCCACATAGCGAACCAAACAATTATAAAGCCAATCAACTCGGTACAAAACTCCGTCTCCGTTGTCGCCACGACcgtcattgttttcgatttggcCAACTATCGAGTGTAGCAACTGGTTAAGAAACCCACAAACTGCTGCATCGTTGGCCCCGTTAGCCGCCATTTTTCGAAAGAACAAGCAGATGTGGCCAAGCCTTCTTGACTTGGCCGCGGTACACTCGGTCCGAGGCTCacaaacaaaatagaatttatAAATGCGAACGTGAAACAGAATTGAATTTGAGCGAATTACCGCTTTGCAAGAGAATATAATTTTggcaaattgccatttcaaagtAGAATAGAATTTGGGCGACAGAACTGAATTTAgcgaacacaattcaaaacaaaatagaatttggaacacaaaatagaatttgggggacagaactgaatttagcgaacacaattcaaaacagaatagaatttggaatacaaaatagaatttgggcGATAGAACTGAATTTAgcgaacacaattcaaaacagaatagaatttggaacacaaaatagaatttgggcGACAGAACCGAATTTAgcgaacacaattcaaaacagaatagaatttggaatacaaaatagaatttgggcGATAGAACTGAATTTAgcgaacacaattcaaaacagaatagaatttggaatacaaaatagaatttgacTTTAACAATTTGAATACAGAACACAATTTGAGTAACAAAATGAAACGTGTGCAAAACAGAATTTAATGTTGAATTTTGTCGGGAATCACACGCCATacgattttcgcgcgaacgtccttaaagttaACGATATGAAATTAATCTCGACTGCAGCTTATACAATGATTTTTGCACATTAAACAAAAAACTAGTGAGTGAACTTTTTGTGACTAATATTTACGCTTTTCACTGCGCAGTAAAACGACCGCTGTTGAAGAAAGAGTACTCCCCAAAATGCTTAAATTTACACCCAACATAACAATCTAGTAAGTAACTTGCATCCAGTCAGTTGATCGTTAACTTGCCCAACGAGAGAAATAAAGCAACTAAATTGCCTGCCGAGGCGAACAAACCGAATGTCGGATGCTAATTTGCCCAGTGAGGTGAATGAAACACGTAAATTGCCTACTGAAGCGAAAAAACTGAATTATAACTTGCCTAACAAGACAAGTGAAGGAAGTAAATTGCCTAGTGAGGCAAGTAAATCAAATGATTCTCCCAGCGAGACGAACAAAGGCGTCAGGATATCCCCAGCTGTTGGCATTTTGGGCAAACCTTCAACCAGGATAAAACAGTATCCCTATTGTATCAGTTACTGTAGCAATGCAAAATTGAGTTCGTATAGTAAATGTTATTCAAACATTATCATTGATCAAAAGATTTCTTCGATCATCAAACCACTTATTCCAGAAAAACTTCATTATGGCGTAATAAAAGGTGGCTTCTCCAGCATTGACCACTATAGTAACTGCCTGTAGTGTGGATGGGGTTTGACGAAAGTTGTTCACTCCCGTTACTTGGAAAGCTGTTTGCGTGGATATCAAGATGAATAAATACAAATTCTCCAGAATGAATACAGCCAAAGTAAGCGTATACGCCAAATTCTTAGCGGGGTCTCTAGGTTCCTTCCAAGGCGAGGGCACAGTATTCCACAGATACACGACGAGAGTGGAGGAAATCTCTCCGAAAATGAACATAACCTCAATAACTTTACTTATCCCAACTGTCTCAGTGCAAATGACAATGATGTTGTAACAAACAGCAACTGTCAACTGAGCAAAAAGTGACCAAAACCGGGCATGTTTCGAGTTGTTTCGAAGAGCGGAACAATATCCCCCATAGCTAGGCACTGTCACAAGAACAAGAATAACAATCAGAGAGTTGATAAACGAACTCACTTGCCAGCTTATTTCCAGTTCATTTGCGTACGAGAAGATCGTGAAGTTTTTGCAGCGATAACTAGCAACCTTTTCCCGGAAGAAGCAATCTGTGGCATGAATGCTGTAGAGCGCAAAGCCGATGAATCGCCATGAAAGAAGCATAAAATACGTTAACATAACGACCACCTTAAAACAAATTTGGCGGCAAAATGGCCAGTTTGCTGTCGCCCTCCTGACTTCTTCGCCTGTCACAATATCAGCcgaatagaggttttgcacggaaGCCAtattgcatggcaggaacaatgaaaatgttcgcAGTCTCGTTCCCAGGCCTTGCAGCGCTTGATCGTAAGAAGCGCGAGACTAAGGCCTGGCGAAATGATTGATCCCTGATCGGAGAGTTCTGTTTCGTGACGACAGAACACGCATTTTGTGAGCGAATATTTATACTGAATATCTTGGGGAGAAAATCACTACAACATTCTTCCAAAGGCTTGGACAGTTGAACGCAATGCAGCGCGCgcgcaaggattgcaaaaaaaaacaaaacaaaaaaaagaaaaaacaaaaaaaaacacacaaggcttcaatacagcaatcattttatttgctcaatgcttccgctatctgtactattttccTTATAATTGAACAAAgcgttttgatggttttagtcttttatgagaaatgtatgttggaaaaggtaacgatgcaaagaaTTCCGCAATTCGCAATTGTCTGGATCATAAaagttctttcctccttttgtttagtggttgactagccttgcatacggaatccgcgcccgcagtgcgcgcggcagtcaaaactgtgctatcctgtcaatcatttgtcctttcaccggaaacagtccATGTCGGTTGTGCGTAAATATGGCGCGGCAAATAGGACAAATCGAAGTACTTGGCCTTTAAAGTGAGGCGGTACAGCTTTAAAGTGAGGAGGTACACCTTTAAAGTGAGGAGGTACACCTTTAAGGTGAGGACGTACACCTTTGAAGTGATGACGTACACCTTTGAAGTGAAGACGTACACCTTTGAAGTGAGGACCCACACTGCGTTTTAAGTGAAGTCCAACGAAATAGTATTTACAATGACGCGGAACATGCTCAAGTCACCAGTGTTGCTTTAAATTGATGTGGTACACCTTTAAAGTGACGAGGTACACCTTTAATGCGACGAGGTACACCTTTAAAGCGAGCATAGGCCTGCGGTTCAGAAACCAGCGGCCTCCCTCAAGACGCATGTCTTTGGTTATAAttaaatccaagatggcggaaggtGTTTCTCAAAGAATAAGGAACGAATTGACTCGGCTGTATTCTGCTATAAACGAAGTAGTTAACAGGGCGGTTGTCACATCTGATGATATCCAGTATTTCATAAACTGCTTGGAACATTTCCATCGCCATCTTCTTCGATTAAGCGAAAGTGGTTTTGTAACAGCACATTCCGTGAGAATTTTGCAAGATGCTCTTGGCAGCCTTCGAAACAGTGGAATGCCTGAAGACTTACTTCCTGAATCTGGTTCGAACATGTACGTTTATCGAGAAAAACCCCTAGGGAGGCCTAGATACTTCCTTAGCAGGGATCAGTTAGAATTCCTGTTGTCTTTGGGATTCAACAAGACCAAGTTGTCAGAAATGCTGGGTATGTCTGCGCGCACCATTCTATGGGGCGccgattgtaaaaaaaattatttagaacaactttgtgacattttttcttatttagaaataattaaaactgccagaaaatttatttataaataagacGCAAAACCTGTCGcatgatatgtaaataattgttttaggcacatcctgatttataaataattttgatcgcgaaatgaattatatataaataatgaattacacaacttcaattatttataaatcagtctgtctctaaaatatttatttacatatcataaagttagacaaaccagttgtaaatttattatttataaacaatAAATTCCACCTCACGTGTAAatccattatttataaataatgactttcaaCCCTGGGAGCAAAGTCATTctttataaataatgaatttcAACCATTATTTGTAAATGATAAAATTGGCTCTTGCCGCATGTAAAATCATTGTTTATAATAATGCGCTTCACCTCGCGGAAACCATGTAACGTTGTTTCAAAGAGATTGACATTATGGCGGACCGAGATAGATTGTCTCGTGCTATATCAGAAGCCGTCTCTCGCGCCGTCAGTGATGCCTTGGAAAGTGCCTTGCCTCAGACAAGTAATCGGGTAAGTCACAACGTGGCTATCGGATTTTAATATTTGACCTCTGATTGCTGCGCTTTTATCATTCGATTCCCCGCTGTTGTAGGTTTCACCGAATGAAAATAGCTCTCGCTCTCAAGGAAACACCGTCGTTTCTGAGGTGGCTAATGCTTCCAGCACAAATCTGCAGGTGGTAGTTAATCACTTCAAGTACCTTTAGAACAAAAGCAATACCACACTTTCATTGTTTGCTTTATCTAGTGGCCTCACTTGAAGCGTTGAATGTTTGGTATAAGtttgtcacgccattgcgtgacaagctgcaggtgaagtttgtttgtttcggGCATTAGTTGCCCCCCGCCTCCCTTGTAAAGCCGTTTCATTTGTGTTAAATAACAAGATTAAGGTGTTATAAAGGGCCAGCTGGGTTGGTATTGTAAATAGCGTCCCTGACTCTTGAACCCAATGACCCATGAGCATCACTTCTCCAACATTCGAGTGGTTGCTTGCAATCACTTCAACAGCCTGGCGTATCTCAGGACCACTTAAGGCTTAAGGGGGAAAATGTCTGGTTGTCAATGTTAAAATATCGAATATCCATGAACAGGGTGGGTCTGGAAACATGAAATACATTGGTCATAGCAATCTTGAGTTTTAAGAAAGCCTCCAGTTGCTCcttgtcaattcttttcattggCCTCCCTTCGGacctaaagaaaagaaagttatACAGGCTTTAAAAAGTCATTCACAGTTTCACCTTAGTGAAAATGGAAGTAGTTCTTGGACGCGTGATCTTTCCTACGATGCCTTTACTATAGACTGCCTTAAAATTTCCAAATGTGTTCGGCTCAGCCGTGTAATCATAACAAATGGTAATTCTGACTATGTGGCAGAGTATTGTTTTTCACATGACCttacagcggccatgttggtgtccctgaAGAAAAAAACGGGAACAATATTGGTGTCCCACACTAACCCTGGGAATCAACTGCAAATTATTTCTTCTGAAACCAATATGGCtactaatcatcatcatcatcatttctctTTGCGCCAGTAGGCGCATAAGGCCGTATGGCTACTATTCACATGAGTGAAAATACCCTACAGACATAAGGGGTGGGGCCACTTGAGGAGATTTAAAGATAGTCATATAAAGTCGGTCTGGAGGTTTTTAAACTAGACTACAATCTTGGAcgaattaaatggaacattgagaccacccctccccccaaaatcagtgatgggaaaatggcgcgttttggccttcgcgcaccttcatccttgatttgggggagagggggcatttctgttccattttattctgtccaagattgtaggtttgCACTCCTTTATGCACCCATGTTTTATTAGgggatatttatttttcagcgttCTTAGTTTTCGTCGTAACTCGGCCCCAAAGTTAGCGTCAACACCGAAGGTTGGGGTACTCGTTCCCTTTTTCCCGAAGGGGTTTTGGGTTTCGGTTTCTGTGGTATCGCATTCACTTCTTGTCGCGTTCATTATTggtagtaatattattattattatgattatgattctgattattattattagtattattattattattattattattattagtagtagtagtagtagtagtagtagtagtattgtggtgattggcgttgatttgttaatttgaatttacagtgtacccaattagtgctccagcgctagaacgacttcttcttcttctccttcttcttcttcttcttcttcttcttcttctactccTAAACATCATGTGAGTGATCAATAGTTTGCCAGTAAAGGTTGACCTATAGGCCCCTGTATTTAAACAGTTGAATGCGCCTCGTTGCGTAGTGTAGCCAGAATAACACCCGAGGTCCGGGTTTCATCAGTGTTGTCAACTATCAAGGCCAATTCTTCTGGTGCGTTCTTACCTGATACGAGAAAAAATGCATCCAGCGATCTAaggtttattaatattattagttattaatgCAGGCTTCTCGAGAATTACGGTTGTGTGCGATTTAACCGAACGGTATTTTACGATTACACATACAAAATAACCACCTCAGAAGTAATTCCTGCagcttgtcacgcaatggcgtgacaaaCATTCGACGCTTCAAGTGAGGCCACTAGATAAAGCAAACAATGAAAGTGTGGTATTGCTTTTGTTCTAAAGGTACTTGAAGTGATTAACTACCACCTGCAGATTTGTGCTGGAAGCATTAGCCACCTCAGAAACGACGGTGTTTCCTTGAGAGCGAGAGCTATTTTCATTCGGTGAAACCTACAACAGCGGGGAATCGAATGATAAAAGCGCAGCAATCAGAGGTCAAATATTAAAATCCGATAGCCACGTTGTGACTTACCCGATTACTTGTCTGAGGCAAGGCACTTTCCAAGGCATCACTGACGGCGCGAGAGACGGCTTCTGATATAGCACGAGACAATCTATCTCGGTCCGCCATAATGTCAATCTCTTTGAAACAATGTTACATGGTTTCCGCGAGGTGAAGCGCATTATTATAAACAATGATTTTACATGCGGCAAGAGCCAATTTTATCATTTACAAATAATGGTTgaaattcattatttataaagAATGACTTTGCTCCCAGGGttgaaagtcattatttataaataatggatTTACACGCGAGGTGGAGTTTattgtttataaataataaatttacaactggtttgtctaactttatgatatgtaaataaatattttagagacggactgatttataaataattgaagttgtgtaattcattatttatatataattcatttcgcgatcaaaattatttataaatcaggatgtgcctaaaacaattatttacatatcatgCAACAGGTTTTGCgtcttatttataaataaattttctggcagttttaattatttctaaataagaaaaaatgtcacaaagttgttctaaataattttttttacaatcggCGCCCCATAGAATGGTGCGCGCAGACATACCCAGCATTTCTGACAACTTGGTCTTGTTGAATCCCAAAGACAACAGGAATTCTAACTGATCCCTGCTAAGGAAGTATCTAGGCCTCCCTAGGGGTTTTTCTCGATAAACGTACATGTTCGAACCAGATTCAGGAAGTAAGTCTTCAGGCATTCCACTGATTCGAAGGCTGCCAAGAGCATCTTGCAAAATTCTCACGGAATGTGCTGTTACAAAACCACTTTCGCTTAATCGAAGAAGATGGCGATGGAAATGTTCCAAGCAGTTTATGAAATACTGGATATCATCAGATGTGACAACCGCCCTGTTAACTACTTCGTTTATAGCAGAATACAGCCGAGTCAATTCGTTCCTTATTCTTTGAGAAACaccttccgccatcttggatttaaTTATAACCAAAGACATGCGTCTTGAGGGAGGCCGCTGGTTTCTGAACCGCAGGCCTATGCTCGCTTTAAAGGTGTACCTCGTCGCATTAAAGGTGTACCTCGTCACTTTAAAGGTGTACCACATCAATTTAAAGCAACACTGGTGACTTGAGCATGTTCCGCGTCATTGTAAATACTATTTCGTTGGACTTCACTTAAAACGCAGTGTGGGTCTTCACTTCAAAGGTGTACGTCTTCACTTCAAAGGTGTACGTCATCACTTCAAAGGTGTACGTCCTCACTTTAAAGGTGTACCTCCTCACTTTAAAGGTGTACCTCCTCACTTTAAAGCTGTACCTCCTCACTTTAAAGGCCAAGT
The genomic region above belongs to Montipora capricornis isolate CH-2021 chromosome 8, ASM3666992v2, whole genome shotgun sequence and contains:
- the LOC138060554 gene encoding uncharacterized protein, with product MLTYFMLLSWRFIGFALYSIHATDCFFREKVASYRCKNFTIFSYANELEISWQVSSFINSLIVILVLVTVPSYGGYCSALRNNSKHARFWSLFAQLTVAVCYNIIVICTETVGISKVIEVMFIFGEISSTLVVYLWNTVPSPWKEPRDPAKNLAYTLTLAVFILENLYLFILISTQTAFQVTGVNNFRQTPSTLQAVTIVVNAGEATFYYAIMKFFWNKWFDDRRNLLINDNV